In Mytilus galloprovincialis chromosome 1, xbMytGall1.hap1.1, whole genome shotgun sequence, the following are encoded in one genomic region:
- the LOC143047126 gene encoding calreticulin-like yields MRTFLLLVAVFGVALSDPTVYFQEGFSSADWTNRWVESTAKGADQGKFEWTAGKFYGDEDLDKGIQTSQDAKFYGISSKLEKPISNEGKTLVIQFTVKHEQNIDCGGGYMKLYPSDVDQKNLHGDSPYLIMFGPDICGPGTKKVHVIFTYKGKNLLTKKEIRCKDDVFTHLYTLIVRPDNTYEVKIDNVKAESGTLEDDWDFLVPKKIKDPEAKKPDDWDENEKIDDPADKKPEDWDKPEHIPDPDAKKPDDWDDEMDGEWEPPQIDNPDYKGEWKPKQIDNPAYKGKWVHPEIDNPEYVEDKDLYKYTDIGAVGFDLWQVKSGTIFDNILITDDESKAEAVGKELWEKTKDAEKTMKDKQDEEERKVREEEDKKRKEEEEKNKKEGGDDEEEEEDDDAGEEDKDEHDHDEL; encoded by the exons ATGAGAACTTTCCTGTTGCTTGTCGCCGTTTTCGGCGTAGCTCTGTCAGACCCAACTGTTTATTTTCAAGAGGGTTTCTCCAGTG CTGATTGGACCAACAGATGGGTTGAATCTACTGCTAAGGGAGCAGATCAAGGCAAATTTGAATGGACTGCTGGAAAATTCTACGGAGATGAAGATCTTGACAAAG GTATTCAAACATCCCAGGATGCAAAGTTTTATGGAATTTCTAGCAAACTAGAGAAGCCCATCAGCAATGAGGGAAAAACTTTAGTTATCCAGTTCACTGTCAAACATGAACAGAACATTGATTGTGGTGGAGGATACATGAAACTTTATCCAAGTGATGTTGACCAGAAAAATCTCCATGGAGATTCTCCATATCTCATTATGTTTG GGCCTGACATATGTGGACCAGGAACCAAAAAAGTACATGTGATTTTCACCTACAAAGGAAAGAATCTTTTAACCAAAAAGGAAATCAGATGCAAG GACGATGTGTTCACCCATTTATACACATTGATAGTAAGACCAGACAACACATATGAAGTTAAAATCGATAATGTTAAAGCTGAGAGTGGTACTTTGGAAGATGATTGGGATTTTCTTGTACCTAAAAAAATTAAG gATCCAGAAGCAAAGAAACCAGATGATTGGGATGAAAATGAGAAAATCGACGACCCAGCAGACAAAAAACCAGAAGACTGGGACAAGCCAGAACATATCCCAGACCCAGATGCCAAAAAACCCGACGATTGGGATGATGAAATGGACGGAGAATGGGAACCACCACAAATTGATAACCCAGACTACAAG ggAGAATGGAAACCAAAACAAATAGACAATCCAGCTTATAAAGGAAAATGGGTTCACCCAGAAATTGATAACCCAGAATATGTAGAAGataaagatttatataaatatacagataTTGGAGCAGTAGGATTTGATTTATGGCAG GTAAAATCAGGTACCATTTTTGACAACATTTTAATAACTGATGATGAAAGTAAAGCTGAAGCAGTAGGAAAGGAATTATGGGAAAAAACAAAAGATGCAGAAAAGACAATGAAAGATAAACAAGATGAGGAAGAAAGAAAAGTACGAGAGGAAGAAGACAAAAAACGTAAAGAGGAAGAAG aaaaaaataagaaagaaggTGGTGATGATGAGGAAGAGGAAGAAGATGATGATGCTGGAGAGGAAGATAAA GATGAACATGACCACGATGAGTTATAG